From Drosophila subpulchrella strain 33 F10 #4 breed RU33 unplaced genomic scaffold, RU_Dsub_v1.1 Primary Assembly Seq354, whole genome shotgun sequence, the proteins below share one genomic window:
- the LOC119559778 gene encoding esterase B1 has protein sequence MSFDIAVADQMRIALNYVKFKTNQQRLRSSDKVIADTIYGKVKGVKWQSIYGNNYYSFEGIPFAKPPVGDLRFKAPVEPDPWTEVKRCTQVRSKPCQVNIVLKQVQGSEDCLYLNVYTRELHPHRPLPVLVWIYGGGFQMGEASRDLYSPDYIMMEHVVLVVISYRLGALGFLSLEDKELDVPGNAGLKDQVMALRWVKRNCQFFGGDPENITVFGESAGGASTHYMMLTDQTKGLFHKTVIMSGSALAPWAQTPTHVNWPYRLAQATGYAGEPNDKEIFAHLKRCKASTMLKVAEDIITMEERHQRLAMFSFGPTIEPYETPHCVVPKSPLEMMRDCWGNSIPMVIGGNSFEGLLMFPEVNKWPELLCKLGDCENLAPLDAQVNEEQRKAFGKQVRELYFGDGIPGRKTILEYSDLFSYKYFWHGIQRTLLSRAHHAPLAPTFLYRFDFDSKHFNIMRIITCGRKVRGTCHGDDLSYLFYNAAAKKLKRRTAEFKTIKRLVSMIVQFAISGDPNIPMVSQDEKEQPQGAWLPISREDKVFKCLNISHDVHVIDLPEAEKLRLWDSIYVRELLY, from the exons ATGTCATTTGATATAGCCGTGGCCGATCAGATGCGGATTGCACTAAA CTATGTCAAGTTCAAGACCAACCAGCAGCGTCTGCGCAGCAGCGACAAGGTCATCGCCGATACGATCTACGGAAAGGTGAAAGGGGTGAAATGGCAGTCGATCTACGGCAACAACTACTACAGCTTTGAGGGCATCCCATTCGCCAAGCCCCCTGTGGGCGATCTCCGGTTCAAGGCCCCTGTGGAGCCCGACCCCTGGACAGAGGTCAAGCGATGCACCCAGGTGCGATCAAAGCCCTGCCAGGTGAACATCGTGCTGAAACAGGTGCAAGGCAGCGAGGACTGTTTGTACCTCAATGTCTACACCAGGGAG TTGCATCCCCACCGACCCTTGCCGGTTCTGGTTTGGATTTATGGCGGTGGCTTTCAAATGGGCGAAGCCTCGCGGGATCTGTACAGTCCGGATTACATAATGATGGAACATGTGGTTCTGGTGGTCATATCATATCGTCTCGGAGCCCTCGGATTTCTCAGTCTTGAAGACAAAGAACTGGATGTTCCTGGAAATGCAGGACTCAAGGATCAGGTGATGGCTTTGCGGTGGGTGAAGCGAAATTGCCAGTTCTTTGGTGGCGATCCGGAGAACATAACCGTTTTTGGTGAGAGTGCCGGAGGGGCCTCCACCCATTATATGATGCTGACGGATCAGACAAAAGGACTCTTCCACAAGACTGTTATCATGTCGGGATCGGCTTTGGCCCCCTGGGCTCAGACCCCCACTCATGTAAATTGGCCTTATCGATTGGCCCAGGCCACGGGGTATGCAGGGGAACCAAACGATAAGGAGATATTTGCTCATCTCAAGAGATGCAAGGCCAGCACTATGCTGAAGGTGGCCGAGGATATTATCACCATGGAGGAGCGCCACCAGCGGCTGGCCATGTTCAGCTTTGGCCCCACCATCGAACCCTATGAGACCCCGCATTGTGTGGTCCCCAAGTCACCTCTGGAGATGATGCGCGACTGCTGGGGCAACAGCATTCCCATGGTCATCGGTGGCAATTCCTTCGAAGGCCTTCTCATGTTCCCCGAGGTGAACAAGTGGCCGGAGTTGCTTTGCAAACTGGGTGACTGCGAAAACCTGGCGCCACTGGATGCCCAGGTAAATGAAGAGCAGAGAAAAGCATTCGGGAAGCAAGTACGGGAGCTGTACTTTGGCGATGGGATTCCTGGGAGAAAGACCATATTGGAGTACAGTGAT CTCTTCTCGTACAAATATTTCTGGCACGGCATCCAGAGGACTTTGCTCTCTCGAGCTCATCACGCTCCATTGGCCCCCACGTTCCTGTACCGATTTGACTTCGATTCGAAGCACTTCAATATCATGCGAATTATAACCTGCGGTCGCAAGGTGCGAGGTACTTGTCACGGGGATGATCTGTCGTATTTGTTCTACAATGCGGCGGCCAAGAAGCTGAAACGCCGAACGGCTGAGTTCAAAACGATAAAGCGGCTGGTCTCCATGATCGTTCAGTTTGCCATTTCCGGGGATCCCAATATCCCGATGGTCTCCCAAGATGAGAAGGAACAGCCCCAGGGGGCGTGGTTGCCCATTTCGCGGGAGGATAAAGTGTTTAAGTGCCTGAATATATCGCACGATGTGCATGTGATTGATTTGCCAGAGGCGGAAAAGCTGCGACTTTGGGACAGCATCTATGTTAGAGAACTTCTGTACTGA
- the LOC119559795 gene encoding ubiquitin-conjugating enzyme E2-18 kDa — protein MAATRRLTRELSDLVEAKMSTLRNIESSDESLLLWTGLLVPEKAPYNKGAFRIEINFPPQYPFMPPKILFKTKIYHPNVDEKGEVCLPIISTDNWKPTTRTEQVLQALIAIVHDPEPEHPLRSDLAEEFVKEHKKFMKTAEEFTKKNAEKRPE, from the coding sequence ATGGCTGCCACTCGTCGTCTGACCCGGGAGCTCTCCGATCTGGTCGAGGCCAAGATGAGCACTCTGCGGAACATCGAGAGCAGCGACGAGTCCCTGCTGTTGTGGACGGGTCTGTTGGTTCCGGAGAAGGCGCCGTACAACAAGGGCGCCTTCCGCATCGAAATCAACTTCCCACCACAGTATCCCTTCATGCCCCCGAAGATCCTTTTCAAGACGAAAATCTACCACCCGAATGTGGACGAGAAGGGTGAGGTGTGCCTGCCGATCATCAGTACGGACAACTGGAAGCCCACGACGCGCACGGAGCAGGTCCTCCAGGCCCTGATAGCCATTGTCCACGACCCGGAACCGGAGCACCCGCTCCGTTCTGACCTGGCGGAGGAGTTCGTAAAGGAGCACAAGAAGTTCATGAAGACCGCCGAGGAGTTCACCAAGAAGAATGCGGAGAAGCGACCGGAGTAA